A genomic segment from Nodosilinea sp. PGN35 encodes:
- a CDS encoding NACHT domain-containing protein, which yields MHTPDELLAMVNQILNQVQDDSAALEPWSRTEEGRQVIQFIVQVGKYNTTVGQGQDILIGDHLDRALLEEVRDLLRSQLTPPPPDIDWQQVSRSLLNEQIQRLTTNPLTHAEGIAYRTEQVYVPLGLVERKKVPRRGEEVSPEQGSLLYKETEITRKFEHEDFLEQVLRQGQSPRSGGRRIAVIGEPGAGKTTLLQQMARWVAEHIEGAISIWVSLADLQGRSLEDYLLEQWLPAVVQQQGQAEASTLVKDALVEQFRAGQVWLLLDGVDEMPVAEGNPLGEMERQVRLGGLLAQARIVLTCRLNLWDGDRHALDTFDVYRTLEFAYPTQVEQFIGQWFGALPEAQVGQAERLRGALRQPGKERLQDLVKNPLRLTLLCFNWYLGKGTLPETKAGLYEQFVADFYEWKPEQFPTTAEQRRRLNAALGELAREAIDKEGTRFRLRYDFVCEFLGEPDEPGSLFQLALQFGWLNKVGMDADNPRKAVYAFFHPTFQEYFSALVIDDWHNFLGHIPKHPSNRYTRYRVFEPRWKEVILLWFGRLDIKKELKESFIEALIDFEDECGGFYWHQTYFLAASCLAEFVDSKYISEIVNQVIDWGFGLYTTFLDPINENARAVLARTNRSVLLNTFSNLLDTDLGERELLQMAMRLGEIDPGNLNSINYLIKLINMQEIDEHDRWIAIYQLGKVGEASGNSEAICALTVLLNTIRDDEILWRSATSLVKISPHNPQGIKTLTRLLQSDKDDSIRLAAARNLIQVAPDNPISEETLIDLADNSQDEAIRSSAVLSLKDFRKNVPGASRASKGLLEKYENQYLISLAHDELDEDCSEEYLEKYSEEDNWSLGEIEPTNLDSVNMLLDLVCNNSSRDTIFSAAWSLREINHETFFPRVVTGLKDCIRQQLTEDDFERYRCCYAVVWHCAQNMSYPNFHKAWHQ from the coding sequence ATGCATACTCCTGATGAACTTTTGGCAATGGTTAACCAAATCCTGAATCAGGTTCAGGATGATAGCGCTGCACTAGAACCCTGGAGCCGAACAGAAGAGGGACGACAGGTCATTCAGTTCATTGTGCAGGTGGGTAAATACAACACAACAGTTGGGCAGGGGCAAGATATTTTAATCGGAGATCACCTAGATCGGGCCTTGCTGGAAGAGGTGCGAGATTTGTTGCGATCGCAACTCACTCCGCCACCGCCAGACATTGACTGGCAACAGGTCAGCCGATCACTGCTCAATGAGCAAATCCAGCGCTTGACTACAAACCCGCTAACCCACGCCGAGGGCATCGCCTATCGGACGGAGCAGGTGTATGTACCGCTGGGGTTGGTGGAGCGCAAAAAGGTGCCGCGACGGGGGGAGGAGGTGTCGCCCGAGCAAGGCTCGTTGCTGTATAAGGAGACGGAGATTACCCGAAAGTTTGAGCATGAGGACTTTCTGGAGCAGGTGTTGCGCCAGGGGCAGAGTCCTCGGAGTGGAGGACGACGGATTGCAGTAATTGGGGAGCCTGGGGCGGGAAAGACGACGCTGTTGCAGCAGATGGCCCGATGGGTAGCAGAACATATTGAGGGGGCGATCTCGATTTGGGTGTCGCTGGCAGATTTGCAGGGGCGATCACTAGAAGATTATTTACTGGAGCAGTGGTTGCCAGCAGTGGTGCAGCAGCAGGGACAGGCGGAGGCTTCGACGCTGGTGAAGGATGCGCTGGTAGAACAGTTTCGGGCGGGGCAGGTGTGGCTATTGCTGGATGGGGTGGATGAAATGCCCGTGGCGGAGGGTAATCCGTTGGGTGAGATGGAGCGGCAGGTGCGGTTGGGGGGATTGTTGGCACAGGCGCGGATTGTGCTGACTTGTCGGTTGAATCTGTGGGATGGAGATCGTCATGCCCTGGATACGTTCGACGTTTATCGGACGTTGGAATTTGCTTATCCAACGCAGGTGGAGCAGTTTATCGGGCAGTGGTTTGGGGCACTGCCGGAGGCACAGGTGGGACAGGCAGAGCGGTTACGTGGGGCGTTGCGGCAACCGGGGAAGGAGCGGCTGCAAGACTTGGTGAAGAATCCACTGCGGCTGACGCTGTTATGTTTCAACTGGTATTTGGGGAAGGGAACGCTACCGGAGACAAAGGCGGGGTTGTATGAGCAGTTTGTGGCGGATTTCTATGAGTGGAAGCCGGAGCAGTTTCCGACGACGGCAGAGCAGCGGCGGCGGTTGAATGCGGCGTTGGGGGAGTTGGCGCGGGAAGCGATTGATAAGGAGGGAACGCGGTTTCGGCTACGGTATGACTTTGTGTGTGAGTTTTTAGGTGAGCCGGATGAGCCGGGTTCGTTGTTTCAGTTGGCATTGCAGTTCGGCTGGCTAAACAAGGTGGGGATGGATGCAGATAATCCAAGAAAAGCAGTGTATGCGTTCTTCCATCCTACGTTTCAAGAGTATTTTTCAGCGTTGGTGATCGATGATTGGCACAATTTTCTAGGCCACATTCCTAAACATCCGAGTAATCGATACACAAGGTATCGAGTTTTTGAACCACGCTGGAAAGAGGTAATTCTGCTATGGTTTGGACGACTAGACATAAAAAAGGAACTGAAGGAATCATTTATCGAAGCATTAATTGACTTTGAGGATGAGTGCGGAGGATTTTATTGGCACCAAACCTACTTTCTTGCAGCATCGTGCCTTGCCGAATTTGTAGACTCAAAATATATTAGTGAGATAGTAAATCAAGTTATTGATTGGGGGTTTGGTCTTTATACTACATTTCTAGATCCCATAAACGAAAATGCTAGAGCAGTTTTAGCAAGGACTAATCGCTCGGTTTTGCTCAATACATTTTCCAATTTATTAGATACTGACCTAGGTGAACGCGAGCTATTGCAGATGGCTATGCGGTTAGGAGAGATTGATCCAGGAAACTTAAATTCTATAAACTATCTAATTAAGTTGATAAATATGCAAGAAATTGACGAGCATGATCGCTGGATAGCTATTTATCAACTTGGCAAGGTTGGTGAAGCAAGCGGCAATTCAGAGGCTATATGTGCTCTTACTGTTTTGTTAAACACAATTAGGGATGATGAAATTCTTTGGCGATCTGCCACAAGTCTGGTAAAAATTAGTCCTCATAATCCGCAAGGCATCAAAACTTTAACTCGTCTATTGCAAAGTGACAAAGATGATAGTATCCGTTTAGCTGCTGCCCGTAATCTAATACAAGTTGCCCCTGACAACCCAATAAGTGAAGAAACCTTAATAGATTTAGCTGACAATAGCCAGGATGAGGCAATCCGCTCATCAGCCGTTTTGTCCTTGAAGGATTTCCGGAAAAATGTTCCTGGGGCTAGTAGAGCTTCAAAAGGGTTATTAGAGAAATACGAAAACCAATATTTGATTAGTCTTGCTCATGACGAGCTAGATGAGGATTGCTCAGAAGAATACCTAGAAAAATATTCGGAGGAAGATAACTGGTCTTTAGGTGAAATTGAACCGACCAATTTAGACTCAGTTAATATGCTGCTCGATCTCGTGTGTAACAATTCCAGTAGAGATACCATATTTAGCGCTGCTTGGAGCTTGCGAGAAATAAATCACGAGACCTTCTTTCCAAGAGTAGTCACAGGATTAAAGGATTGTATAAGACAGCAATTGACTGAAGATGATTTTGAACGTTATAGGTGCTGTTATGCAGTTGTTTGGCACTGTGCCCAAAATATGTCTTATCCAAATTTTCACAAGGCTTGGCATCAATGA
- a CDS encoding ISKra4 family transposase (programmed frameshift), translating to MDECKQARLKALTDELAALLYEETDPEAVKTLEGIETAVRGHLLEHVGPALGPFFICTSSGTTRGRQRSVTSIIGRLSLSEQQGYRLGLKARTQWSPYLERCCLLLSANEAYAHAAEDIAVLTRIAVSKSTQQRLVHRQEFPDEQVDGGVKEMSLDGGKVRLRTPEGQPSEWRDYKAVNLHQCCVAAFFKANDALVEWVNQQPLASPLVCLGDGHDGIWNLVAQIEPSVQRLEILDWYHLMENLGKVGGSQQRLDAVESCLWRGDVEAAVRQFEGWFHERVNRFMAYLSKHRHRIVNYAYYHAEGISVGSGEVESTVKQIGRRVKISGAQWAEDKVTQVLRQRCAYLNRYFSQ from the exons ATGGATGAATGTAAACAAGCCCGCCTCAAAGCGCTCACCGACGAGTTAGCGGCCTTGCTGTACGAGGAAACCGACCCCGAGGCCGTGAAGACGCTAGAGGGCATCGAAACCGCTGTCCGTGGTCATTTGCTGGAGCATGTGGGGCCAGCCCTCGGCC CATTTTTTATCTGCACAAGCAGCGGCACAACGCGGGGACGACAGCGAAGCGTCACCAGCATCATTGGCCGATTAAGCCTCAGTGAGCAGCAAGGGTATCGGCTCGGTCTCAAAGCCCGCACTCAATGGAGTCCTTATCTAGAGCGGTGTTGCTTGCTGCTGAGTGCTAACGAGGCCTACGCGCATGCCGCCGAGGATATTGCCGTGCTCACTAGGATAGCGGTTTCCAAGAGCACCCAGCAGCGGTTGGTGCATCGCCAAGAGTTTCCAGATGAGCAGGTCGATGGCGGGGTCAAAGAGATGAGCCTTGATGGGGGTAAGGTGCGCTTACGAACCCCTGAAGGCCAACCGAGTGAGTGGCGTGACTACAAGGCTGTCAACCTTCACCAGTGCTGCGTTGCCGCATTCTTCAAAGCAAACGATGCACTGGTGGAATGGGTTAACCAGCAGCCGTTAGCGTCACCGTTAGTGTGCTTGGGCGATGGCCACGACGGGATTTGGAACTTGGTTGCCCAGATCGAGCCGTCGGTGCAGCGGCTTGAGATTCTAGACTGGTACCATCTCATGGAGAATCTGGGCAAGGTCGGTGGCTCACAGCAGCGGTTGGACGCTGTGGAATCGTGTCTCTGGCGCGGGGATGTCGAGGCGGCAGTGCGGCAGTTTGAGGGCTGGTTCCACGAGCGAGTGAACCGATTCATGGCCTATTTAAGCAAACATCGACACCGCATCGTCAACTATGCCTACTACCACGCTGAGGGTATCTCTGTGGGCTCGGGCGAGGTCGAGTCAACCGTCAAACAAATTGGGCGGCGGGTCAAGATTTCAGGGGCTCAGTGGGCCGAAGACAAGGTGACACAAGTCCTGCGACAGCGATGCGCGTATCTGAATCGTTACTTCTCACAATGA
- a CDS encoding AlpA family transcriptional regulator: protein MNQFISKQEALQYLNLSSTTLKKYRLQGLLIEGIHWVRINSRCTRYNLELIKDWLQNRHDPVAHQRAIEVYHLSGVHPSLARLIVRSNDSDTRIAVAGLVSPCLRPTEPLKS from the coding sequence ATGAATCAGTTTATCAGCAAGCAGGAAGCGTTACAGTACCTCAATCTCAGCAGCACTACCTTAAAAAAATACAGATTGCAGGGCCTGTTAATCGAGGGCATTCACTGGGTTCGCATTAATAGCCGCTGTACCCGCTACAACTTGGAGCTTATCAAAGATTGGCTCCAAAACCGCCATGACCCAGTGGCCCACCAGCGAGCTATCGAAGTCTATCATCTATCAGGGGTGCATCCCAGTCTTGCAAGACTCATTGTGAGAAGTAACGATTCAGATACGCGCATCGCTGTCGCAGGACTTGTGTCACCTTGTCTTCGGCCCACTGAGCCCCTGAAATCTTGA
- a CDS encoding helix-turn-helix domain-containing protein: protein MHVEDIKAALRKQGWTLTGIAKELGVGPSAISHALTRQRSRRVEKVIAAKLGLSPREIWPQRYKGGATHESVYQQAGSVTVPQSQQHYLKKIQIAGPVNRGHSLGSH from the coding sequence ATGCACGTAGAGGACATTAAGGCAGCTCTTCGTAAGCAAGGCTGGACGTTAACCGGCATTGCCAAAGAGCTTGGCGTGGGGCCTTCTGCCATCTCCCACGCCCTGACGAGGCAACGCTCTCGCAGGGTTGAAAAAGTGATCGCGGCCAAGCTTGGCTTATCTCCTCGGGAGATTTGGCCTCAACGTTATAAAGGAGGGGCAACCCATGAATCAGTTTATCAGCAAGCAGGAAGCGTTACAGTACCTCAATCTCAGCAGCACTACCTTAAAAAAATACAGATTGCAGGGCCTGTTAATCGAGGGCATTCACTGGGTTCGCATTAA
- a CDS encoding LexA family transcriptional regulator produces MNNTPSNEGQAVLTDSNDFPQRLKQAVGENSIRGFARSCGFSDTVLRQYLNGQSEPTRPALLAIARTANVSVEWLAGGQPGHNSLGDGESKEYIYKDPLAFQTDWLKSEFPKSYDHLLLTQVQDESMEPTLVLGDLVLVDTSVRELAAIDHGLFLFKLNERILIKRLQYIPENNFRVLSDNPAYEAFSLDLSSKANGLSIMGRVVWAGHKL; encoded by the coding sequence ATGAACAACACGCCTTCTAATGAGGGGCAGGCGGTACTGACCGACTCAAACGATTTCCCCCAACGCTTGAAGCAGGCTGTTGGAGAGAATAGCATTCGAGGATTTGCACGAAGCTGTGGTTTCTCTGACACAGTTTTGCGACAATACCTCAACGGCCAAAGCGAACCTACCCGACCTGCACTGCTCGCCATAGCACGCACGGCAAACGTCAGCGTAGAATGGCTGGCTGGTGGTCAGCCCGGTCACAACAGCTTGGGAGACGGAGAATCCAAAGAGTATATCTATAAGGATCCGCTAGCTTTCCAGACGGACTGGCTAAAGTCTGAGTTCCCAAAGTCTTATGACCACTTACTCCTCACCCAAGTTCAGGACGAAAGCATGGAGCCTACCCTGGTTCTCGGAGACCTAGTCCTAGTAGATACCAGTGTTAGGGAGTTAGCGGCTATCGACCATGGCCTTTTCCTGTTTAAGCTAAATGAGCGAATTTTGATTAAGCGCTTGCAATACATCCCCGAAAATAACTTCCGGGTGCTAAGTGATAACCCTGCCTACGAAGCTTTTTCCTTAGACCTGTCTAGCAAAGCTAATGGCCTAAGCATCATGGGCAGGGTAGTTTGGGCCGGACACAAGCTATAA
- a CDS encoding tyrosine-type recombinase/integrase: MQPPVAARPTLSRDLDRSLVKVESDKGRLRLRFTYGGTRHYIAVGLPDSRVNRIVAQQKATQIELDIASGNFDETLKKYKPPKAVAKKREATTVTGLFEKFTAVQTKAKDLQVGSLCRYGATQRHLDAFFSTKPADAVDESSAAAFAEYLRKRVVERTAKDYLTLVKSCWNWAEQTLGQNPWASVLERVKPAPKQKVKPFTLAEVQAILAAFRTDRYYQHYADFVTFLFGTGCRFGEAVALKWKHIADDYSTVWIGESVSRGVRKTTKTGKDRTITLTPTVAEMLSARKPTNVDPEASVFPSPKGKLLNDHTFRRRDWTKILTRLEITYRKPYSTRHTAISHALANGANPLAVAEQTGHDPQILFKHYASVIQKSAVMVEF, translated from the coding sequence ATGCAACCCCCCGTAGCGGCACGCCCGACGCTGAGCCGCGACCTAGATAGAAGCCTTGTCAAGGTAGAAAGCGATAAAGGCAGGCTGAGATTACGCTTTACCTATGGAGGCACACGCCATTACATAGCCGTTGGCTTGCCTGATTCCAGAGTTAATCGCATCGTGGCCCAGCAGAAGGCGACTCAGATCGAATTGGATATTGCCTCCGGCAACTTTGATGAGACCCTCAAGAAGTACAAGCCACCCAAAGCTGTCGCTAAAAAGCGCGAGGCAACCACCGTGACTGGGCTATTTGAGAAATTCACAGCGGTTCAGACCAAAGCCAAAGACTTGCAGGTGGGTAGTCTTTGCCGATATGGAGCTACGCAGCGACATTTAGACGCATTTTTTTCAACTAAGCCAGCAGACGCTGTGGATGAGAGCAGTGCCGCTGCTTTTGCTGAGTACTTGCGAAAGCGAGTGGTCGAACGAACGGCCAAAGACTACCTAACCCTGGTTAAGTCTTGTTGGAACTGGGCTGAGCAGACACTCGGACAAAACCCCTGGGCATCCGTTCTAGAGAGGGTGAAACCAGCCCCTAAGCAGAAGGTTAAGCCATTTACATTGGCTGAGGTTCAAGCTATCTTGGCGGCGTTTAGAACGGATCGCTACTACCAGCACTACGCCGACTTCGTGACGTTCCTATTCGGTACAGGCTGTCGTTTTGGGGAAGCCGTAGCCCTAAAATGGAAGCATATTGCTGATGACTACTCAACGGTATGGATTGGCGAATCTGTTTCTAGAGGCGTCCGTAAGACCACCAAAACGGGGAAGGATCGGACGATAACCCTTACCCCCACGGTGGCAGAGATGCTATCTGCTAGGAAACCTACCAACGTGGATCCTGAAGCATCAGTTTTTCCATCGCCGAAGGGAAAGCTCCTCAACGACCATACCTTCCGTCGCCGAGACTGGACAAAAATCTTGACCCGGCTCGAAATTACCTACCGGAAGCCTTACTCTACCCGCCATACTGCCATCAGCCATGCTCTGGCTAATGGCGCAAATCCTCTAGCGGTAGCAGAGCAAACAGGTCACGATCCTCAAATTTTGTTCAAACATTATGCCTCCGTCATTCAGAAATCTGCTGTGATGGTGGAATTTTAA
- a CDS encoding phosphoglucomutase/phosphomannomutase family protein: protein MAAPSGPISATPKPIKFGTDGWRGIIAADFTFERVAQVAAISAHVLHQRFGAETGSRTVAVGYDRRFLAAEFARTAAEAIAAQGFDVLLSQDYAPTPAFSYAAKHQNLLGAIVITASHNPPTYSGLKIKGAFGGSVSPEVTQQVEALLPSPPAPLGKPGQIETFDPWPDYCDALQAEVDVAAIQSAISSGRLTVFADVMYGSASGGLPRLLGEGSIHELHSEADPLFGGNPPEPLPKYLGEMLETVKEYPAQETVKVGLVFDGDSDRIAAVDGQGNFLSSQILIPVLIDHLKSRRGYSGEIVKTISGSNLIPAVAQLNGLELYQTPVGYKYIADRMQESQVLLGGEESGGIGYGHHIPERDALMSALYVLEAVVTSGLDLSDYYRSLQEKTGYFSEYDRIDLPLASMAVQAKLLDSLATTPPQEVAGKAVVHILDIDGYKLTLADDSWLLIRFSGTEPVLRLYSEAKTLDEVHNHLHWAKDWASSFG from the coding sequence ATGGCAGCACCCTCTGGCCCCATTTCTGCAACCCCAAAGCCGATCAAATTTGGTACCGATGGCTGGCGCGGCATTATTGCCGCTGACTTCACCTTTGAGCGGGTAGCTCAGGTGGCGGCAATATCAGCCCACGTACTCCATCAGCGCTTTGGGGCCGAAACCGGAAGCCGCACGGTTGCTGTCGGCTACGATCGCCGCTTTTTAGCCGCCGAGTTTGCCCGTACCGCCGCCGAGGCGATCGCCGCCCAGGGCTTTGACGTGCTGCTCTCCCAAGACTACGCCCCCACCCCCGCCTTTAGCTACGCCGCCAAGCATCAAAATCTGCTTGGGGCGATCGTGATTACCGCCAGCCACAACCCCCCCACCTACTCCGGGCTTAAGATTAAAGGAGCCTTTGGCGGCTCGGTTTCCCCCGAGGTAACCCAGCAGGTGGAGGCGCTGCTGCCCAGTCCCCCCGCCCCCCTGGGCAAGCCCGGCCAGATCGAAACCTTTGACCCCTGGCCCGACTACTGCGACGCCCTGCAGGCCGAGGTCGATGTCGCCGCCATTCAAAGCGCTATCTCTAGCGGCAGGCTAACGGTGTTTGCCGACGTCATGTACGGCTCTGCCAGCGGCGGGCTGCCCCGGCTGCTGGGCGAAGGCAGCATTCACGAGCTGCACAGCGAGGCCGACCCGCTGTTTGGCGGCAACCCCCCCGAGCCCCTACCCAAGTACCTGGGTGAAATGCTGGAAACCGTCAAAGAGTACCCCGCCCAAGAAACTGTGAAAGTGGGCCTGGTGTTTGATGGGGACAGCGATCGCATCGCCGCCGTCGATGGTCAGGGCAACTTCCTCAGCTCCCAAATTCTCATCCCCGTCTTGATCGACCACCTCAAGTCACGGCGGGGCTACAGCGGCGAAATCGTCAAAACCATCAGCGGCTCCAACCTCATCCCCGCCGTAGCCCAGCTCAACGGCCTAGAGCTGTACCAAACCCCCGTCGGCTACAAATACATCGCCGATCGCATGCAGGAGTCCCAGGTGCTCCTCGGCGGCGAAGAGTCCGGCGGCATCGGCTACGGCCACCACATTCCCGAGCGCGACGCCCTGATGTCGGCCCTCTATGTATTAGAAGCCGTCGTCACATCCGGTCTCGATCTCAGCGACTACTACCGCAGCCTGCAAGAGAAAACCGGCTACTTTTCCGAATACGATCGCATCGACCTGCCCCTGGCCAGTATGGCGGTGCAGGCCAAGCTGCTGGACAGCCTCGCCACCACCCCACCCCAGGAGGTGGCAGGCAAAGCCGTCGTCCACATTCTCGACATCGACGGCTACAAACTCACCCTCGCCGACGACAGCTGGCTGCTGATTCGCTTTAGCGGCACCGAGCCCGTGCTGCGCCTCTACAGCGAAGCCAAGACCCTCGATGAGGTGCACAACCACCTGCACTGGGCGAAGGATTGGGCGAGTTCGTTTGGGTAG
- a CDS encoding protochlorophyllide reductase, giving the protein MEQQKTVIVTGASSGVGLNAAKALADRGWHVVMACRNLDKTKQVAQEIGMPEGRYSIIHLDLGSLASVRQFVSDFRATGRSLESLVCNAAVYYPLLKEPLYSEDGYEISVATNHLGHFLLCNLLLDDIKASPAADKRLIILGTVTANPKELGGKIPIPAPPDLGNLEGFEAGFKAPISMINNKKFKSGKAYKDSKLCNVLTMRELHRRYHDATGITFSSLYPGCVADTPLFRNHFKAFQTIFPWFQKNITGGYVTQKLAGERVADTVTDPDLKESGMYWSWGNRQKPGRRSFAQEVSNEALDDAKARKLWDLSARLVGLDDEMARNVPATAGSV; this is encoded by the coding sequence ATGGAACAGCAGAAAACAGTCATTGTGACCGGGGCTTCCTCTGGGGTAGGGCTCAACGCCGCCAAGGCCCTGGCCGATCGCGGCTGGCATGTGGTAATGGCCTGCCGTAACCTCGACAAAACCAAGCAGGTGGCCCAAGAGATTGGCATGCCAGAGGGTCGCTACAGCATCATCCACCTCGATCTGGGTTCCCTGGCCAGCGTGCGCCAGTTTGTCAGCGACTTTCGGGCCACGGGCCGCAGTTTAGAATCTTTAGTGTGCAACGCCGCCGTCTACTACCCGCTGCTCAAAGAGCCCCTCTACAGCGAAGACGGCTATGAAATCAGCGTCGCCACCAACCACCTGGGCCACTTCCTGCTGTGCAACCTGCTGCTCGATGACATCAAGGCCTCCCCCGCCGCCGACAAGCGCCTGATCATCCTCGGCACCGTCACCGCCAACCCCAAAGAGCTGGGCGGCAAGATCCCCATCCCCGCTCCCCCCGACCTGGGCAACCTGGAGGGCTTTGAGGCCGGGTTCAAAGCCCCGATCTCAATGATCAACAACAAGAAATTCAAGTCGGGCAAGGCCTACAAAGACAGCAAGCTGTGCAACGTGCTCACCATGCGCGAGCTGCACCGCCGCTACCACGACGCCACCGGCATTACCTTTAGCTCGCTATACCCTGGCTGCGTCGCCGATACCCCCCTGTTCCGCAACCACTTCAAAGCGTTTCAGACCATTTTCCCCTGGTTCCAGAAAAACATCACGGGCGGCTACGTCACCCAAAAACTGGCGGGTGAGCGAGTGGCCGATACTGTCACCGACCCCGACCTGAAGGAATCAGGCATGTACTGGAGCTGGGGCAACCGCCAAAAACCCGGTCGCCGCTCCTTTGCCCAGGAGGTCTCCAACGAAGCTCTAGACGACGCCAAGGCCCGCAAACTATGGGATCTCAGCGCCCGCCTGGTGGGCCTAGATGATGAGATGGCGCGGAATGTACCAGCGACAGCGGGGTCTGTTTAG
- a CDS encoding acyltransferase yields MGQIDLQQTKVAAGFHIPKKQRPSALKLDTTYFPRRNSSMNCHENLDQQQPAAVRAKANRSSEWGYRRDEYLLAILGVVPMGVGKRLRQLAYSPIFGKFGKDITIEFNVRFIRPKSMFFGNSCSICNYSFLNCWEDDGELVLEDSVRLDQGFHLQALGGKVRIGQNTYLGPYVCMAGPGNITIGKNCLIASNTSLYANNHIFSSVDTPINQQGITVKGIEIEEDCWLGSGVKVVDGVTIGRGSVIGAGSVVTKDIPPYSVAVGVPAKVIRQRTSSDK; encoded by the coding sequence GTGGGTCAAATTGACCTTCAGCAAACAAAGGTTGCAGCAGGCTTTCATATCCCCAAAAAACAGCGACCATCCGCTCTTAAACTCGACACAACCTATTTTCCAAGAAGGAATAGCAGCATGAATTGCCACGAAAATCTCGACCAGCAGCAGCCAGCAGCAGTCCGTGCTAAAGCTAACCGCTCCAGCGAGTGGGGGTATCGAAGAGATGAGTATCTGCTTGCCATACTAGGTGTGGTTCCAATGGGAGTTGGGAAAAGGTTACGCCAGCTTGCTTACTCACCCATTTTTGGTAAATTTGGCAAGGATATTACAATAGAATTCAACGTGCGATTTATTCGTCCAAAGTCGATGTTTTTTGGCAACTCTTGTTCAATTTGCAACTATTCGTTCTTAAACTGTTGGGAAGACGATGGCGAACTTGTTTTAGAAGATTCTGTACGACTAGACCAAGGGTTTCATCTTCAAGCACTAGGGGGAAAAGTCAGAATTGGTCAAAATACTTACCTAGGGCCATATGTTTGTATGGCAGGGCCAGGCAACATCACTATTGGCAAGAACTGTTTAATCGCGTCCAATACTAGTCTTTACGCAAACAACCATATTTTCTCTAGTGTAGATACACCTATCAATCAGCAGGGTATTACCGTTAAAGGCATAGAAATTGAAGAGGACTGTTGGCTCGGTTCTGGAGTCAAAGTTGTCGATGGAGTGACCATTGGCAGAGGCAGCGTCATTGGCGCAGGATCGGTCGTCACGAAAGATATTCCACCCTATTCCGTCGCTGTTGGGGTGCCCGCAAAAGTTATTCGCCAGCGAACAAGCAGTGATAAGTAA